In Camarhynchus parvulus chromosome Z, STF_HiC, whole genome shotgun sequence, a genomic segment contains:
- the AGGF1 gene encoding angiogenic factor with G patch and FHA domains 1, producing the protein MASAPSAESRTDLGEQEAGAAAAALALQAELGACREQLERARRRLRRTQRLYRRERESGEALRRQVEELTKEIHNRKEKDTSSVEVQTEDCSAWSQADYYYYENYYNHTDSQDCPSELPVQHSHESEGTEHNSTEESEAGVNIPLRKDSARAIEGGEEENFVQNSQDTEETSVPEGSLAESLRAAAEAAVSQTGFIYDENTGLYYDHSTGFYYNSENQLYYDPATGIYYYCDVESGRYQFHSRVDLQSYQASGTKHTKDKKGKKKRKEPEWIAADEYKDLDTEEQKSSNSLNCFSTTEQVSSTEEDESPNIRKKTKMDTKPLNSLTAKESISTDGINSHLHKSTPDAPVCTDDSRTANTESEPEEGEITDSECETYSEEELTSEETGDSEYSENEDEEKIWPPCIRVIVVRSPVLQTGSLYIITAVKPATIGREKDVGHTLQIPEVGVSKFHAEVYFDHDLQNYVLVDQGSQNGTVVNGNQILQPKTKCDPYILEHGDEVKIGETVLSFHIHPGSDTCDGCEPGQVRAHLRLDKKKESSVCPALSKEERELVRRKALKQIRVKYGLQNTEYEDNKAVKNPKYKDRAGKRRETVGSEGTFQRDDRSASVHIEISNSNKGHKMLEKMGWKKGEGLGKDGGGMKDPIQLELHQKHAGLGTRRPASIEDVQLVQSKNKKNWDKARERFAENFQDPKSQRDTAKSTLWVRGTVD; encoded by the exons GTAGAAGAACTCACTAAAGAAATCCATAATAGAAAGGAGAAAGATACGTCTAGTGTAGAAGTACAGACAGAGGACTGTTCTGCATGGTCACAAGCAG ATTATTACTACTATGAAAATTATTACAATCACACTGATAGTCAAGATTGTCCATCTGAGCTACCAGTGCAGCACAGTCATGAGAGTGAAGGCACTGAGCATAACTCCACAGAGGAATCGGAGGCAGGTGTTAATATTCCGCTGAGGAAGGATAGCGCCAGAGCTATTGAAggtggagaagaggaaaatttcGTCCAGAATTCACAG GACACAGAAGAAACTTCAGTACCAGAAGGTTCTTTGGCAGAGAGcttgagagctgctgcagaggctgctgtttCACAAACTGGATTTATATATGATGAAAATACAGGATTGTATTATGACCATAGCACTGGATTCTACTACAATTCA GAAAACCAACTGTATTATGACCCAGCAACTGGAATTTATTACTACTGTGATGTGGAAAGCGGCCGATACCAGTTTCATTCACGAGTGGATCTGCAGTCTTACCAGGCCTCTGGTACTAAGCACACCAaggataaaaaggggaaaaagaagagaaaagaaccCGAGTGGATTGCTGCAGATGAGTATAAG GATTTGGacacagaagagcagaaatcATCTAACAGTCTGAATTGCTTTTCCACCACCGAGCAAGTAAGTTCTACTGAAGAAGATGAGTCTCCAAATATAAGAAAGAAGACTAAAATGGACACAAAACCATTAAACAGTCTAACAGCCAAAGAATCCATTTCTACAGATGGTATAAATTCACATTTGCACAAAAGTACGCCAGATGCACCAGTGTGTACAGATGACAGTagaacagcaaacacagagagTGAACCAGAGGAAGGTGAAATTACAGATTCTGAGTGTGAAACCTACAGTGAGGAGGAATTAACAAGCGAAGAAACTGGTGATTCAGAATACTCAGAAAATGAAG ATGAAGAAAAGATCTGGCCTCCTTGTATCAGAGTAATTGTAGTAAGATCACCAGTTCTACAGACTGGGTCACTTTATATTATCACTGCTGTGAAACCTGCTACAATTGGAAG AGAAAAAGATGTTGGACACACACTTCAGATTCCTGAAGTTGGAGTCAGTAAG TTTCATGCAGAAGTGTATTTTGACCACGATTTGCAAAATTATGTTCTTGTGGATCAAGGCAGTCAGAATGGAACAGTTGTTAATGGAAATCAGATTCTCCAG CCTAAAACAAAGTGTGATCCCTACATCCTGGAGCATGGAGATGAGGTGAAGATTGGCGAAACTGTGCTTTCTTTTCATATTCACCCTGGCAGTGATACTTGTGATGGATGTGAACCAGGACAAGTTAGAGCACATCTTCGCCTGGACAAGAAGAAAGAGTCTTCTG TTTGTCCAGCACTTAGCAAAGAAGAGAGAGAGCTAGTcagaagaaaagcattaaaacaaATACGGGTAAAATATGGTTTACAG AACACAGAATATGAAGACAACAAGGCAGTGAAAAATCCAAAGTACAAAGACAGAGCAGGAAAACGCAGAGAGACCGTTGGAAGTGAAGGAACCTTCCAGAGAGATGATCGTTCAGCTTCTGTTCATAT TGAAAtcagcaacagcaacaaaggACATAAAATGTTGGAGAAGATGGGATGGAAGAAGGGGGAAGGTCTGGGAAAGGATGGTGGTGGCATGAAGGATCCG ATCCAGCTGGAGTTACATCAGAAGCATGCAGGTTTAGGTACTAGGAGACCAGCCTCAATTGAAGATGTTCAGCTTGTCCAGAGCAAGAATAAAAAGAACTGGGATAAAGCAAGAGAGAGGTTTGCTGAAAACTTCCAAGACCCTAAATCACAAAGGGATACAGCTAAGAGTACACTTTGGGTTAGAGGAACTGTAGACTGA